The window GCAGGCATTAAATAAAAACGGCCGATCTGCTGAAGCAGATAGCTGTTTAAGAATTTGCCGAAGGTTGCTGCACCTGCGATTGTTCAACTCCTTGTTCGCGCCTGATCTTGTGATAGAAATAGTAAGAAAGGAAAAGAAAGGCAATGGGAAGAATCATAAACAGCACGCCCTGCTTGCCGTCAGGCATTCCCACCATGGAAATGGCCGCACCCAACAGGTCGAAGAACAAACCGGCATAAGCCCATTCTTTGATGCGCGGAAAGCCGGGAATGAGAATAGCAATTTCGCCAAGCAATTTCGCCAATCCTAAAAAACGCGTGACATTATCTGCATATCCAAGCTTGATCATAAAGTCATGCGCCTGCTGTGTGAGCAGCAAATCAGGAACAGCTGAAAAAGCCATGAAGGCAAGAAACAACCCGGTGATGATCCAGTAAATGATTTTGGTTCTTTTCATTTGGTAATCGGTTTGGTTAATGAAATAAGGTTGGACGAAGTTGCGCAATGGTTTAGAAATCTCCGTGAAAAATTTTAGTTGCTGAAGGAGAAATAAAAAAACCTGATTCGCCGGGGCAGACAGGTTTAAAGGTCTGGCGCTGGCTTATTTAATTTATTCGCCGAAGCTTTAGCGAAGGAGGACGCTATCCGGCTCAGCCGGGATGCATACCATCAGCGCAGCCGGACCTTAACTTCTCTGTTGAATTACCTATAAACAAAACCCCGGCTCTTTTCAAAGCCGGGGTTTTAGGATCTGGCGACGACTTACTCTCCCGCATTGTAGTGCAGTACCATCAGCGCTGAGCGGCTTAACTTCTCTGTTCGGAATGGAAAGAAACTGCCTGCAAAATTTTATGGACTTCATTAGGATTTTACCGTCCTTCCATACATTTTGTATAATTCATTTAAATTTTGCAAAGGGTTGGCTGAGGTTCAGTTAACTTTTGCAGTTACGCTGGAAATTCGAGGTAAATTGAAGCCACAACTTAAAAGCACCTGCTAAAAGATAACCTCATGAAATCAAAACTCTGCTATGCAATCATGTTTCTCTCATTATTTTCTTTAAAAGCAAATGCACAAGCGCCGGATTGGTTGTGGGCAAAAGGAATTGGCGGGATTAATAATGATGATGGTATCTCTATAGCCGTTGATGGCTCTGGAAATGTATTCACTACAGGTCAATTCGAAGGGGTAGGCGACTTTGACCCGGGCTTAGGAGTATTTCAATTAACTTCTACTGTAGAAACCGACATTTTTATCTCTAAAATAGACAGTTTCGGAAATTTTATGTGGGCAAAAGCGATTGGGGGAAATAGTTTCGATATTGGTAACTCAATAATTCTTGATGCGTCAGGCAATGTGTATATCACAGGTTCCTTTAATGGTATTGTCGATTTTGATCCCGATTCATTAGAAAACTTTAATCTTACCTCCTCTGGGCTGAAGGATATTTTCGTTTGTAAATTAGACGGTAATGGAAATTTTATGTGGGCAAAGGCAATGGGGGGAACAAGTGACGATTATGGTCGCTCAGTAGCTGTGGATGCTTTCAGCAATGTATACACGACTGGTTCTTTCAAGGAGATTGCCGACTTTGATCCCGATTCCTCAACAAACTTCAATTTAACTTCGGCAGGAAGCGGTGATATTTTTATTTCCAAATTAGATTGGATGGGCAATTTTATATGGGCAAAATCAATGGGAGGAACAGAATATGAAGAAGGTCATTCCATAGCTATTGATGATTTCGGCTATGTGTGCATTGCGGGTTATTTTTCTGGGACAGTTGACTTTGACCCGGATTCGTTAGGAATATTCAATTTAAACTCAGAGGGGCTTACAGACATTTTCATTTCTAAATTAAATAATTCTGGAAGTTTTTCATGGGCTAAATCTATAGGAGGGATAACTAACGATAAGTGCTACTCTATAGCTCTTGATGCTTTCAGTAATGTTTACGCTACAGGCTATTTTACCGGAATCGTTGACTTTAACCCAAATGCAGGAACATTCAATTTAACTTCTGCCGGAGATGACATTTTCATCTCTAAATTAGACAGTTCAGGAAATTTTATTTGGGGAAAAGCAATTGGCGGAACAAGTGGTGACAGGGGACTTTCTATAGCTCTTGATGCTTTTGGTAATGTTTACACGACAGGAAGTTTTGAAGGCACAACTGACTTTGATCCTGATTCATCGGGAACATTTAATCTATCTTCAGCTGGAAGCGGGGACATGTTCATCTCTAAATTAGACAGTGCTGGAAATTTTTCATGGGCAAGAACAAGTGAAGGAATAAGTCTCGAAGAGGGTCTTTCTATTGCAATTGATCGTTTCGGTTATACACATGTTACAGGATTTTTGTATAGCCCTACTGTTTTATTTGATAACACTATTATATCTAATATAGATAGTACTAGTGGTTACAACGGTGAATTCACTTCAGATGTTTTCATTGCAAAGCTTAGTAATACAATCACCGGAATAGAAAATGCACAGAATACTAATGATATGAGTGTTTATCCCAATCCTGCCACCAACCATCTTACCATTGCCTTAGCAGATAACCATAAAAAAGTTGCAATTACCATCACTGACCTCACCGGCAAAATGATTTACTCCACCACTGCAACGCAAAAGACAGAAGTAAATACAACAGACTTTGCACAGGGAGTTTACTTGGTGCAGGTGCAGGCAGCCGATTTTACAGAAACGAAAAAGCTGATAGTAGTAAAATAAAAAAACCCGGCCTTTTGCAAGGCCAGGGTTTTAGGATCTGGCGACGACTTACTCTCCCGCATTGTAGTGCAGTACCATCAGCGCTGAGCGGCTTAACTTCTCTGTTCGGAATGGGAAGAGGTGGGCCCGCTCGCCAAAGTCACCATGAAATCATTATCCCAATAAATTGGGAACAATATCTTGACATAATGAAAAACGGAAGTACTTGTACTATAATAAAAAAATAGAAAGCAAATGGACAATTAGTATGGCTCGGCTTTGATGTTACCACCTTTATACCTGCCACCTATCAACGTGGTCGTCTGCCACGGTCCTATGAAATCTCATCTTGAGGAATGCTTCGCGCTTAGATGCTTTCAGCGCTTATCATGGCCGAACGTGGCTACCCTGCACTGCATTTGGCAACACAACAGGTACACCAGAGGTTCGTACAACCCGGTCCTCTCGTACTAGGGTCATCTCCTCTCAAATTTCAGCGCCCATCACAGATAGGGACCGAACTGTCTTGCGACGTTCTGAACCCAGTTCACGTGCCACTTTAATGAGCGAACAGCTCAACCCTTGGGACCTTCTCCAGCCCCAGGATGTGACGAACCGACATCGAGGTGCCAAACCTCCCCGTCGATATGAGCTCTTGGGGGAGATCAGCCTGTTATCCCCAGCGTACCTTTTATCCTTTGAGCGATGGCCCTTCCATGCGGAACCACCGGATCACTATATCCGTCTTTCGACCCTGCTCGGCTTGTAGGTCTTGCAGTCAAGCACCCTTTTGCTAATGCACTCAAAGCACGGTTACCAAGCGTGCTGAGGGTACCTTTGAAAGCCTCCGTTACACTTTAGGAGGCGACCACCCCAGTCAAACTACCCGCCTAACACTGTTCCCCGAGGGTTCGGGGTTAGAATCTAAATAAACAAAGGGTGGTATTTCACATTGCGACTCCACAGCCCCTAACGAGGCCGCTTCAAAGTCTCCCACCTATTCTACACATCATTTACTCAGACTCAATGTTAAGGTATAGTGAAGGTGCATGGGGTCTTTCCGTCCCGTGACGGGAAACCGGCATCTTCACCGGTATTACAATTTCACCGAGCTCGTGGTTGAGACAGTGCCCAGATCGTTAGACCATTCGTGCAGGTCGGAACTTACCCGACAAGGAATTTCGCTACCTTAGGACCGTTATAGTTACGGCCGCCGTTTACTGGGGCTTCAGTCGAGAGCTTTGGCTTGCGCCGAACCCCCTTCTTTAACCTTCCAGCACCGGGCAGGTTTCAGGCCATATACATCTTCTTTCGAATTAGCATAGCCCTGTGTTTTTGTTAAACAGTCGCCTGGGCCTTTTAACTGCGGCCCCGATTGCTCGGGGCGTCCTTTATTCCGAAGTTACAGGACCAATTTGCCGAGTTCCTTAACCACGGCTCACTCGAGCGCCTTAGATTACTCATCTCGTCTACCTGTGTCGGTTTACGGTACGGGCGGCATACATCTGAAGTTTAGAGGTTTTTCTTGGAAGTCTGTTTAGGGTCATTATCGGCTTGTCCGAAGACTTACCGTACTGTCACCTTTCAGCAAGCGAAGCGGATTTGCCAGCCTCACCTATACCTACGGGCTTTAACGTTCTATTCCGTCAGAACGCAGACCTTTCACTACTCCGTCACCCCATCACAACATATGCCGGTATCAGAATATTAACTGATTTTCCATCGGCTTCGCCGTTCGGCTACACCTTAGGACCCGACTAACCCTGATTCGATTAACGTGGATCAGGAACCCTGAGACTTACGGCGACCGGGTTTTTCACCCGGTTTATCGTTACTTATGCCTACATCTGCTTTTCCAATCGCTCCAGCGACTCTCATGAACCACCTTCGCAGCAATTGGAATGCTCCCCTACCGCCATTCCGACAAGTCGGAATGACCCATAGCGTCGGTACCATGCTTGATGCCCGATTATTTTTCGCGCCCTACCACTCGACTAGTGAGCTGTTACGCACTCTTTAAATGAATGGCTGCTTCCAAGCCAACATCCTAGCTGTCTTAGCAGTAAAACATCGTTTGATCAACTTAGCATGGATTTAGGGACCTTAGCTGATGGTCTGGGTTGTTTCCCTCTTGGCCATGGACCTTAGCGCCCACAGCCTCACTCCCGGCTTTATGTCATAGCATTCGGAGTTCGTCAGGGTTTGGTAGGCGGTGAAGCCCCCTAGCCCAATCGGTAGCTCTACCTCTATGACACGTTTTAACCGAGGCTGTTCCTAAAAACATTTCGGGGAGTACGAGCTATCTCCCAGTTTGATTGGCCTTTCACCCCTACCCACAGATCATCCAATGGCTTTTCAACGCCAACTAGTTCGGACCTCCATTCCGTGTTACCGGAACTTCATCCTGTCCATGGGTAGATCACTAAGGTTTCGCGTCTACCCCCACTGACTAATCGCCCTATTCGGACTTGCTTTCGCTGCGGCTCTGTCCGTTTACGGACTTAACCTTGCCAGAGAGGTGTAACTCGTAGGCTCATTATGCAAAAGGCACGCGGTCATCCCTCCCGACGAATCGGGATTAGGACTCCCACAGCTTGTAAGTATACGGTTTCAGGAACTATTTCACTCCGCTGTTCGCGGTTCTTTTCACCTTTCCCTTACGGTACTGGTTCACTATCGGTCTCTCAGGAGTATTTAGCCTTGCCAGATGGTGCTGGCGGATTCCCACAGGGCGTCTCCGACCCCGCGGTACTCAGGATACTGCTATCCGGAAAATTTTTATGCTTACGGGACTATCACCCTCTTTGGTATAGCTTTCCAGAAATTTCTGCTTCAAATTTTCCTTCATGTTGCAGTCCTACAACCCCCTGACAACCGTAGTTATCAGGGTTTAGGCTATTCCGCTTTCGCTCGCCACTACTTACGGAATCACTGAATTGTTTTCTCTTCCTCCGGGTACTTAGATGTTTCAGTTCTCCGGGTTTGCATTCTGCATTACTGCAGAATAGTTCGACTTCATCGAACTGGGTTGCCCCATTCGGAAATCTGCGGATCACGTCCTATTTGCGGATCCCCGCAGCTTATCGCAGCTTATCACGTCCTTCATCGCCTCTGAGAGCCAAGGCATCCTCCGTATACTCTTGTTTGCTTTCATATTGTAAGTATCTCGCACTCGAATTGAGTTACTTGTTACTGTGTATTAATTAATTTAATTGTACTTCCGTTCTCAATATGTCAAAGAACTTTATCCAGATCGCGTAATTCAGATGAGCTTATCTGATGTGGCTGACTGAAATGAACTGACTTAGGCTGGATTATGCCATTCTTCATCTATAGAAGAACCAGTTAACAAATGAACTTTAAGGGGATTGCTTTTTTAAAAGCGGGTCACAAAGGTAAAAACATTTTTTAAAATTGCAAATACCAACCAAAAAAAATTAAAAAAAACTGACTAAACCAGCTCCGGAACTACTTAATATTTCTGCTTCAGCATTTGAATATACTCATCCGGAATTTGTAATCCAAGCCTTTTGGCACTTTCGGCATCAGAAAATGCTTCCCGGTATTTGTCTGATTTTTCATATGCCTGCATACGGATGTAATAATTCTGACTATTGAAAGAATCTGATCCAATAGCTTTAGTTAAATCGTTGATAGCCTGGCTGTAATTTCCTAGTACAAAATAACTGTGACCCCTATTACCATATGCATCAATGAATCCGGGATCGTACCTAAGGGCAAGATCGTAATCCCTGATAGCAGAATCCGGATGATTGGTAATTCCAAAAAGGTTTCCCCGATTATTATAGTAACGTGCATTACCCGGTGATAATGAGATCGCCTTATTAAAGTCTGCCATGGCGCTGTCATATTTTCCTGCCATGCTAAAAGCAATTCCACGGTTTATGCGGGAGTCCGCATTTTCCGGCCTTAATTTAACTGCATGATTTCCATCAATTATTGCTGAATCAATTTTATTTTCTGCTCTGAACAGGTCGCATCTGTTTATCAGAGCTTCCCCAAA of the Chitinophagales bacterium genome contains:
- a CDS encoding DoxX family protein, coding for MKRTKIIYWIITGLFLAFMAFSAVPDLLLTQQAHDFMIKLGYADNVTRFLGLAKLLGEIAILIPGFPRIKEWAYAGLFFDLLGAAISMVGMPDGKQGVLFMILPIAFLFLSYYFYHKIRREQGVEQSQVQQPSANS
- a CDS encoding SBBP repeat-containing protein, coding for MKSKLCYAIMFLSLFSLKANAQAPDWLWAKGIGGINNDDGISIAVDGSGNVFTTGQFEGVGDFDPGLGVFQLTSTVETDIFISKIDSFGNFMWAKAIGGNSFDIGNSIILDASGNVYITGSFNGIVDFDPDSLENFNLTSSGLKDIFVCKLDGNGNFMWAKAMGGTSDDYGRSVAVDAFSNVYTTGSFKEIADFDPDSSTNFNLTSAGSGDIFISKLDWMGNFIWAKSMGGTEYEEGHSIAIDDFGYVCIAGYFSGTVDFDPDSLGIFNLNSEGLTDIFISKLNNSGSFSWAKSIGGITNDKCYSIALDAFSNVYATGYFTGIVDFNPNAGTFNLTSAGDDIFISKLDSSGNFIWGKAIGGTSGDRGLSIALDAFGNVYTTGSFEGTTDFDPDSSGTFNLSSAGSGDMFISKLDSAGNFSWARTSEGISLEEGLSIAIDRFGYTHVTGFLYSPTVLFDNTIISNIDSTSGYNGEFTSDVFIAKLSNTITGIENAQNTNDMSVYPNPATNHLTIALADNHKKVAITITDLTGKMIYSTTATQKTEVNTTDFAQGVYLVQVQAADFTETKKLIVVK